One window of the Passer domesticus isolate bPasDom1 chromosome 14, bPasDom1.hap1, whole genome shotgun sequence genome contains the following:
- the CTXND1 gene encoding cortexin domain-containing 1 protein, whose translation MEVPTPEPVYVDVDKGLTLACFVFLCLFLIVMIIRCAKVIMDPYSAIPTSTWEEQHLDD comes from the coding sequence ATGGAGGTGCCAACCCCCGAGCCCGTGTACGTTGACGTGGACAAGGGACTGACGCTGGCATGCTTTGTGTTCCTCTGCCTCTTCCTGATTGTGATGATCATCCGCTGTGCAAAAGTCATCATGGACCCCTACAGTGCCATCCCCACGTCCACGTGGGAGGAGCAGCACCTCGATGACTGA